The Candidatus Tanganyikabacteria bacterium genome window below encodes:
- a CDS encoding molybdenum cofactor biosynthesis protein MoaE, with the protein MAVAAASPDLLGIQPEPIDRAAVERFLADPTAGAVLVFEGVVRDHHEGRAVLRLEYESYPEMALGQIATIAAEMRVRWPVARVAIVHRIGPLDIGETAVIVGVATPHRAEAFEACRFGIDQVKADVAVWKREFYADGTSAWQENAC; encoded by the coding sequence ATGGCCGTCGCCGCCGCCAGCCCCGACCTGCTGGGCATCCAGCCAGAGCCAATCGATCGCGCCGCCGTCGAGCGGTTCCTGGCCGATCCCACCGCCGGCGCCGTCTTGGTCTTCGAGGGAGTCGTGCGCGACCACCACGAGGGCCGGGCCGTGCTGCGCCTCGAGTACGAGAGCTACCCGGAGATGGCTCTCGGGCAGATCGCCACCATCGCCGCGGAAATGCGGGTCAGGTGGCCGGTGGCCCGGGTCGCCATCGTCCACCGGATAGGCCCCCTGGACATCGGCGAGACGGCCGTGATCGTCGGCGTCGCCACGCCGCACCGCGCCGAGGCGTTCGAGGCGTGCCGTTTCGGCATCGACCAGGTCAAGGCCGACGTTGCCGTCTGGAAGCGCGAGTTCTACGCCGACGGCACGTCCGCCTGGCAGGAGAATGCCTGCTGA